The following nucleotide sequence is from Methanobrevibacter boviskoreani JH1.
TTTTTTAAGTTATTAAGGTAAAAAGTTTATCTTTAAAAATAGGAAATGTTGGAAATTATTTTTTTAATATAAATATTTTTTTTACTAAATTAAATTATGAATTTTATGTAAAAAACATTATTGGAAAAATAGAAGTTTTTAACTATAGAAATTACTTTTAAAATAAGAAAAATAGAAGTTTTTTAAATTGAAAAACTTTAAAACTTTTAAATGCTGTTTATTCTTTCTTATTGTTCTTATCAATAATACTGTTTAATTTATAGATATTGTCATTCAGCTCCTCTACTTTTTGAGCTGTTTTGAAACTAAAGTATAGAAGTATAGCTAAAGCGGCTGAGAATATCAAATCAAGACCACGTCTAAAACCTATGTAATTACTCATGAATGTTGTAAAATCACCTAAAAATGATACAACAATCATTAGAATAAAGAATATGTCCCACAACACTATTAGTCCCAAGTGGATTTCATGATTTTTATATTTTCTATGGGCATAGTATATTGCAATAATTCCAATTATTATTGCTGCAGGCTGGTACAGATGAAAAGGTAGGTTTAGTCCAAAAATAATATCCCTCTTATTATTTATTCTTTAGCTTTTAGGTAATCTAAATCCTTAAACACATCAATGACATTTCCAATTATTAAAATCGCAGGTGTATTTATATTTTTGTCTGCAATATTGTCAAGTGTTCCAAATATTACCCTTTCATTGGGAAGTGT
It contains:
- a CDS encoding DUF2304 domain-containing protein, which translates into the protein MNNKRDIIFGLNLPFHLYQPAAIIIGIIAIYYAHRKYKNHEIHLGLIVLWDIFFILMIVVSFLGDFTTFMSNYIGFRRGLDLIFSAALAILLYFSFKTAQKVEELNDNIYKLNSIIDKNNKKE